A stretch of [Clostridium] scindens DNA encodes these proteins:
- a CDS encoding ribonucleoside-diphosphate reductase subunit alpha codes for MRISKRNGTNEAYCPEKIKRAVSLAFQSVGNLLSDEEADRLLKNVEQKIDDRVTDEPSVSVEEIQDFVEQALMEANHYKALKSYILYREERARKRKSRKKLADKIPSFDRLALVLAEIQKEFTQEEYDLEHLYAKFQAFGKPELDDQEKLSMLIKAAVELTTQEAPQWEMIAARLLMLDFDQKLEKNMRRCHIECFYDKLAYLTEQGLYGDYILKAYDRDEIERLALFIEPKRNHLFTYSGLELLLGRYVIRTGKGVPMESPQEMFLGIAMHLAMKEKKDRESWVKRFYDMLSQLKVTMATPTLSNARKPYHQLSSCFIDTVPDSLDGIYRSIDNFAKVSKFGGGMGMYFGKVRASGSAIRGFEGAAGGVIRWIRLANDTAVAVDQLGMRQGAVAVYLDVWHRDLPEFLGLRTNNGDDRMKAHDVFPAVCYPDYFWKEARDNIEGDWYLMCPHEILTVKGYALEDYFGEEWEKRYQDCVRDSRIQKRVIPIKDIIRLIIKSAVETGTPFTFNRDTVNRANPNSHKGIIYCSNLCTEIAQNMSAIEQVEQKIEEIDGETVVVTVTKPGEFVVCNLASLSLGRLDLADEEEIAYITESAVRALDNVIDLNFFPVPYARINNRKYRPIGLGVSGYHHMLAKHEIAWESEEHLEFVEKVFADIHYAAIKASSRSAREKGSYEYFEGSGWQNGSYFADRELTDGRWEELRAKVAEYGLRNGYLLAVAPTSSTSIIAGTTAGLDPIMSRYFLEEKKNGLMPRVAPELSMDNFWYYKNAHYIDQSWSVRACGVRQRHIDQAQSMNLYITNEYTFRKVLDLYILAWEEGVKTIYYIRSKSLEVEECEVCSS; via the coding sequence ATGAGAATCAGCAAGAGGAACGGAACAAACGAAGCGTATTGCCCGGAAAAGATCAAGCGGGCAGTCAGCCTGGCATTCCAAAGTGTAGGAAATCTGCTTTCTGATGAAGAGGCAGACAGGCTTCTTAAGAATGTAGAGCAAAAGATTGATGATAGAGTTACAGATGAGCCATCCGTATCCGTGGAAGAGATTCAGGATTTTGTGGAACAGGCGCTGATGGAAGCAAACCATTATAAAGCATTAAAAAGTTACATTTTATACAGAGAGGAGCGTGCTAGGAAGCGAAAGTCAAGAAAGAAGCTGGCTGACAAGATTCCGTCCTTTGACCGGCTGGCTTTAGTACTGGCGGAGATCCAGAAGGAATTTACGCAGGAAGAGTATGACCTGGAGCATCTGTATGCCAAGTTCCAGGCTTTTGGAAAGCCGGAACTTGACGACCAGGAGAAACTTTCTATGCTGATCAAGGCGGCGGTAGAACTGACGACCCAGGAAGCGCCCCAATGGGAGATGATCGCGGCCAGGCTTCTGATGCTGGACTTTGATCAAAAATTGGAAAAGAATATGAGACGCTGCCATATCGAATGCTTCTATGACAAACTGGCATATCTGACGGAACAGGGATTATACGGAGACTATATCTTAAAAGCATATGACAGGGACGAGATCGAGCGTCTGGCCCTTTTTATCGAGCCAAAGCGGAATCACCTGTTTACTTATAGCGGGCTTGAACTGCTGCTTGGCAGATATGTAATCCGCACGGGAAAGGGAGTGCCGATGGAATCGCCTCAGGAAATGTTTCTGGGGATCGCCATGCATCTTGCCATGAAGGAGAAAAAGGACAGGGAATCGTGGGTGAAGCGATTCTATGATATGCTAAGTCAGCTGAAGGTGACGATGGCCACACCAACGTTATCCAATGCAAGAAAGCCCTATCACCAGCTGTCTTCCTGCTTTATAGACACGGTGCCGGACAGTCTGGATGGAATTTACAGAAGCATTGACAATTTTGCCAAGGTCAGCAAATTCGGCGGCGGCATGGGCATGTATTTCGGAAAGGTGCGGGCCAGCGGCAGCGCGATCCGCGGATTCGAGGGGGCAGCAGGGGGCGTTATCCGCTGGATCAGGCTGGCCAATGATACCGCGGTCGCGGTGGATCAACTGGGCATGCGCCAGGGCGCGGTTGCGGTCTATCTGGACGTATGGCACCGGGATCTTCCGGAATTCCTTGGCCTAAGGACGAATAACGGGGACGACAGGATGAAGGCTCACGACGTATTCCCGGCAGTCTGCTATCCGGACTACTTCTGGAAGGAAGCGAGGGATAACATCGAAGGAGACTGGTATCTGATGTGTCCTCATGAGATACTGACGGTGAAGGGCTATGCGCTGGAAGACTATTTTGGAGAAGAATGGGAAAAAAGGTATCAGGACTGCGTCCGGGATTCCCGGATACAGAAAAGGGTCATTCCCATCAAGGATATTATAAGGCTGATCATCAAAAGCGCGGTGGAGACGGGAACGCCTTTTACGTTCAACCGGGATACGGTAAACCGTGCCAATCCCAACAGCCACAAGGGAATCATCTACTGCAGCAACCTGTGTACGGAGATCGCGCAGAATATGAGCGCCATCGAGCAGGTGGAGCAGAAGATTGAAGAGATCGATGGGGAGACGGTGGTGGTGACGGTTACAAAGCCGGGCGAATTCGTGGTGTGCAACCTTGCCAGCCTCTCCCTTGGAAGATTGGATCTTGCGGATGAGGAGGAGATAGCCTATATAACGGAGAGCGCCGTAAGAGCATTGGATAATGTGATCGACCTGAATTTCTTCCCGGTTCCCTATGCCAGGATCAATAACCGAAAATACCGGCCCATCGGGCTGGGAGTCAGCGGCTATCACCACATGCTGGCCAAGCATGAGATTGCCTGGGAGAGCGAGGAGCATCTGGAATTTGTCGAGAAGGTGTTTGCCGATATCCACTATGCTGCCATAAAGGCCAGCAGCAGGAGTGCCAGGGAAAAGGGAAGTTACGAATATTTTGAAGGAAGCGGATGGCAGAACGGCAGCTACTTTGCCGACCGGGAACTTACGGATGGCCGGTGGGAGGAACTGCGGGCGAAAGTGGCGGAATATGGCCTTAGAAACGGCTATCTTCTGGCCGTGGCGCCTACCAGCAGCACCAGCATCATTGCCGGTACCACCGCGGGGCTGGATCCGATCATGAGCCGATACTTCCTGGAAGAGAAGAAGAATGGCCTGATGCCCCGGGTAGCGCCGGAACTTTCCATGGATAACTTCTGGTATTATAAGAATGCCCATTATATTGACCAGTCCTGGTCCGTGCGGGCATGCGGAGTCAGGCAGCGGCATATTGACCAGGCCCAGAGCATGAATCTGTATATTACCAATGAGTATACCTTCCGGAAAGTGCTGGATCTCTATATACTGGCCTGGGAAGAGGGCGTTAAGACCATCTATTATATCCGCTCCAAGAGTCTGGAAGTGGAAGAATGCGAAGTATGCTCTTCATAA
- a CDS encoding ribonucleotide-diphosphate reductase subunit beta: MSELMKKPLFNPSGDTQVNKRRMIGGNTTNLNDFNNMKYDWVSDWYRQAMNNFWIPEEINMGVDIKDYRKLPQAERRAYDKILSFLIFLDSIQTANLPNIGEYITANEVNLCLSIQTFQEAVHSQSYSYMLDTICEPQERNDVLYQWKEDQHLLKRNEFIGNLYNEFQKKKDAGVLVKTLVANYILEGIYFYSGFMFFYNLGRNNRMPGSVQEIRYINRDENTHLWLFRNILLELKKEEPQLFTESRIEEYREMIKEGCQQEISWGHYVIGDDIQGLNRDMITDYIQYLGNLRCTNLGFAPIYEGHVKEPDSMSWVSQFSNANMIKTDFFEARSTAYAKSSALVDDL, encoded by the coding sequence ATGTCTGAATTAATGAAAAAGCCGCTGTTTAATCCATCCGGGGATACGCAGGTGAATAAGCGCAGGATGATAGGCGGCAATACGACGAATCTGAATGATTTTAACAATATGAAGTACGACTGGGTCAGCGACTGGTACCGGCAGGCCATGAATAACTTCTGGATACCGGAAGAGATCAACATGGGCGTGGATATCAAGGATTACCGAAAACTGCCGCAGGCAGAGCGGAGAGCCTATGACAAGATCCTGTCCTTCCTGATCTTCCTGGACAGCATCCAGACGGCGAACCTGCCAAATATCGGGGAATACATTACGGCAAATGAAGTGAACCTGTGCCTGTCCATCCAGACCTTCCAGGAGGCTGTGCACAGCCAGAGCTACAGCTATATGCTGGATACCATCTGCGAGCCTCAGGAGCGGAACGATGTCCTGTACCAGTGGAAGGAGGACCAGCACCTTCTTAAGAGGAATGAGTTTATTGGCAATCTGTACAATGAATTCCAGAAGAAGAAGGATGCAGGCGTGCTGGTTAAGACGCTGGTAGCCAACTATATTCTGGAAGGAATCTATTTTTACAGCGGATTCATGTTCTTCTATAATCTGGGAAGGAATAACCGGATGCCCGGCTCTGTCCAGGAGATCCGATATATCAACCGGGATGAGAATACCCATCTGTGGCTGTTCCGCAATATCCTGCTGGAACTTAAGAAAGAAGAGCCGCAATTATTTACGGAAAGCCGGATAGAAGAATACCGGGAGATGATAAAGGAAGGGTGCCAGCAGGAAATCAGCTGGGGGCATTACGTGATCGGTGACGATATCCAGGGATTGAACCGGGATATGATTACGGATTATATCCAGTATCTTGGAAACCTGAGGTGTACCAATCTGGGTTTTGCGCCAATCTATGAAGGGCACGTAAAAGAGCCGGACAGCATGTCCTGGGTAAGCCAGTTTTCCAATGCCAATATGATCAAGACGGATTTTTTTGAGGCGAGAAGCACGGCTTACGCAAAAAGCAGCGCTTTGGTGGATGATTTATAG
- a CDS encoding CorA family divalent cation transporter encodes MEYQWTKQDGAYQESDVPARQNCRINIMTEEEFQEKFPVLLCRGFIGGKVSHNRFCKADRLNKTVAGTFSIPLKESPSKEKTTFGFCMRKEELIFIDDAGKVRQILDEMQGYPLTDSSSPALLLFDFMEYLLKDDMIFLQEYEERLTRLEEELLNGKAEGFDRKILSFRKELSALSAYYEQLSDMGETLQQNAAEQGDEKDSLLFGLYSDKAGRLYSAVQMLKEYSMQLREMHQTQIDVRQNEIMKMLTVVTTVFMPLTLVAGWYGMNFVNMPELASPYGYIVICAICLLVIVVEILIFKIKGWFK; translated from the coding sequence GTGGAATATCAGTGGACAAAGCAAGACGGCGCATACCAGGAATCTGACGTGCCTGCAAGACAGAACTGCCGGATCAATATTATGACGGAAGAGGAATTTCAGGAAAAGTTCCCGGTATTATTGTGCAGAGGGTTCATAGGCGGTAAGGTGAGCCATAACCGATTCTGCAAGGCAGACCGGCTGAATAAGACGGTCGCGGGGACCTTTTCCATTCCTTTGAAGGAATCCCCGTCAAAGGAAAAGACTACATTTGGATTCTGCATGAGGAAGGAAGAACTGATATTTATCGACGATGCTGGCAAGGTAAGGCAGATCCTGGATGAGATGCAAGGGTATCCGCTGACGGACAGTTCCTCTCCGGCCTTGCTGCTGTTTGACTTTATGGAGTATCTTCTGAAGGATGATATGATATTTTTGCAGGAGTATGAAGAACGGCTGACAAGGCTGGAAGAAGAGCTTCTGAATGGAAAGGCGGAAGGATTTGACCGTAAAATCCTGTCTTTTCGCAAGGAATTATCCGCATTAAGCGCCTATTATGAACAACTGTCGGACATGGGAGAGACGCTGCAGCAGAATGCGGCGGAGCAGGGAGATGAAAAGGACAGCCTGCTTTTCGGCCTGTATTCAGATAAGGCAGGGCGTCTGTATTCTGCCGTCCAGATGCTGAAGGAATATTCCATGCAGTTAAGAGAGATGCACCAGACCCAGATAGACGTGCGCCAGAATGAGATCATGAAGATGCTTACGGTGGTCACCACCGTATTCATGCCGCTTACGCTGGTGGCGGGATGGTATGGGATGAATTTTGTCAATATGCCGGAACTGGCATCCCCTTATGGCTATATTGTTATCTGTGCCATCTGCCTGCTGGTCATCGTTGTGGAGATTCTGATATTCAAGATCAAAGGATGGTTTAAGTAG
- the arcC gene encoding carbamate kinase codes for MAKKKRIVIALGGNALGNTLPEQMAAVKITAKAIVDLIEEGCEVVVAHGNGPQVGMVNNAMIALTHEDKEQPNTPLSVCVAMSQAYIGYDLQNALREELLNRGITDIPVATMITQVRVDENDPAFQSPSKPIGKFVSAEQAREMEEKYDYIMMEDSGRGYRRVVASPKPVEIIEIGTIRNMVESGDLVIACGGGGIPVVRQGNHLKGASAVIDKDFASCLLAKELDADYLIILTAVEKVAINFGKPEEKWLGDLSIDEARQYMEEGHFAPGSMLPKVQAAVDFASSKEGRTALITLLEKAREAVRGTTGTTFHL; via the coding sequence ATGGCAAAAAAGAAAAGAATTGTAATCGCGCTTGGCGGCAATGCGCTCGGGAACACCCTGCCGGAACAGATGGCAGCTGTTAAGATTACCGCCAAAGCAATCGTGGATCTCATAGAGGAAGGCTGCGAAGTCGTCGTCGCACACGGAAACGGACCACAGGTCGGCATGGTGAACAATGCCATGATTGCTCTGACACATGAAGATAAAGAGCAGCCCAATACTCCTCTCTCCGTCTGTGTGGCCATGAGCCAGGCTTATATCGGCTATGACTTGCAGAACGCGCTACGCGAAGAACTGCTGAACCGAGGCATCACAGACATTCCCGTTGCTACCATGATCACCCAGGTACGCGTGGATGAGAACGATCCGGCCTTCCAGAGTCCCTCCAAGCCAATCGGCAAGTTCGTATCCGCCGAACAGGCCCGGGAGATGGAAGAGAAATACGACTATATCATGATGGAGGATTCCGGCCGCGGCTACCGCCGCGTGGTTGCTTCCCCCAAGCCAGTGGAAATCATAGAGATCGGCACCATAAGGAACATGGTAGAATCCGGCGATCTGGTCATTGCCTGCGGCGGAGGCGGCATTCCTGTCGTCCGTCAGGGCAATCACCTCAAAGGCGCAAGCGCCGTCATCGATAAAGATTTCGCCAGCTGCCTGCTTGCCAAAGAACTGGACGCGGACTATCTCATCATCCTGACCGCGGTTGAAAAAGTGGCGATCAACTTTGGAAAGCCAGAGGAGAAATGGCTTGGCGATCTGTCTATAGACGAAGCCAGGCAGTATATGGAAGAAGGCCATTTCGCGCCGGGCTCCATGCTCCCCAAAGTACAGGCAGCCGTAGACTTTGCAAGTTCCAAGGAAGGGCGAACCGCCTTGATCACGCTGCTTGAGAAGGCCCGGGAGGCCGTCAGGGGAACCACCGGAACCACCTTTCATTTATAA
- the ygeW gene encoding knotted carbamoyltransferase YgeW, giving the protein MKTLQDYIDKLNRLNFKEMYNGDFFLTWEKTDDEIEAVFTLADALRYMRENNISTKVFESGLGISLFRDNSTRTRFSFASACNLLGLKVQDLDEGKSQIAHGETVRETANMISFMADVIGIRDDMYIGKGNAYMHEVVDSVTQGHKDGILEQKPTLVNLQCDIDHPTQVMADMLHIIHEFGGVENLKGKKLAMTWAYSPSYGKPLSVPQGVIGLMTRFGMDVVLAHPEGYEVFPEVEAVAAENAKKSGGSYTKTNSMAEAFKDADIVYPKSWAPFAAMEQRTELYAQGDQAGIDALEKELLAQNAQHKDWACTEELMSTTKDGKALYLHCLPADITGVSCETGEVDASVFDRYRTPLYKEASYKPYIIAAMIFLAKFADPAQVLKKLEENGKPRVFK; this is encoded by the coding sequence ATGAAAACATTACAGGATTATATTGATAAATTAAACAGACTGAACTTTAAGGAAATGTACAATGGAGACTTCTTCCTCACCTGGGAGAAGACGGACGACGAGATAGAAGCCGTATTTACGCTGGCGGACGCGCTCCGCTACATGCGGGAGAATAATATCTCCACGAAGGTATTCGAAAGCGGCCTTGGCATCTCCTTATTCCGTGACAACTCCACCCGCACCCGCTTCTCCTTCGCTTCTGCCTGCAACCTCTTAGGCCTTAAGGTACAGGATCTGGACGAGGGCAAGTCCCAGATCGCCCACGGCGAGACGGTCCGCGAGACAGCCAACATGATCTCCTTCATGGCCGATGTCATCGGCATCCGGGATGATATGTACATTGGCAAAGGAAACGCCTACATGCACGAAGTGGTGGATTCCGTTACCCAGGGTCATAAGGATGGCATCCTGGAGCAGAAGCCTACCCTTGTCAACCTTCAGTGCGACATTGACCATCCCACGCAGGTAATGGCAGATATGCTTCATATCATCCACGAATTCGGCGGCGTAGAAAACCTAAAAGGCAAGAAGCTTGCCATGACCTGGGCTTACTCTCCTTCCTATGGAAAGCCGCTCTCTGTTCCGCAGGGCGTCATCGGACTGATGACACGATTTGGAATGGACGTCGTGCTGGCGCACCCTGAAGGATACGAAGTATTCCCGGAAGTCGAGGCTGTGGCGGCGGAAAACGCAAAGAAATCCGGCGGCTCTTATACCAAGACCAACAGTATGGCAGAAGCCTTCAAAGATGCCGATATCGTCTATCCAAAGAGCTGGGCTCCTTTTGCGGCAATGGAACAGAGAACCGAACTCTATGCGCAGGGCGACCAGGCTGGCATAGATGCTCTTGAGAAAGAACTTCTGGCACAGAATGCCCAGCATAAGGACTGGGCATGCACGGAAGAACTGATGTCCACCACCAAAGACGGCAAGGCGCTCTATCTGCACTGCCTGCCGGCGGATATCACTGGCGTAAGCTGCGAGACCGGCGAAGTGGACGCAAGCGTATTCGACCGCTACCGTACCCCATTATACAAGGAAGCCAGCTATAAGCCTTATATCATAGCTGCCATGATCTTCCTGGCCAAATTCGCTGATCCAGCACAAGTCCTAAAAAAACTGGAAGAAAACGGAAAGCCAAGAGTATTCAAATAA
- a CDS encoding YgeY family selenium metabolism-linked hydrolase produces MLDFNQIKEAAQKYEADMTRFLRDIVKFPGESCDEKAHIDRIAEEMRKLDFDKVEIDPQGNVLGYMGTGKTLIGYDAHIDTVGIGNIDNWEFDPYEGFESETEIGGRGTSDQCGGIVSAVYGAKIMKDLGLLDDTYRVVVTGTVQEEDCDGLCWQYIINEDGVKPEFVVSTEPTDGGIYRGQRGRMEIRVDVKGVSCHGSAPERGDNAIYKMADILQEIRALNENDADEKTSIKGLVKMLDEKYNPEWKEARFLGQGTVTVSQIFYTSPSRCAVADSCAVSLDRRMTAGETWESCLDEIRGLPSVQKYGDDVEVSMYNYDRPSYTGCVYPIECYFPTWVIPEDHKVTKALEAAYKGLYGDKRLGNEETAPSRINRPLTDKWTFSTNGVSIMGRNGIPCIGFGPGAEAQAHAPNEKTWKDDLVRCAAVYAALPAMYCK; encoded by the coding sequence ATGTTAGATTTTAATCAGATAAAAGAAGCGGCGCAAAAATATGAGGCGGATATGACCAGATTCTTAAGGGATATCGTCAAATTCCCGGGAGAAAGCTGCGATGAGAAAGCCCACATTGACCGGATCGCAGAGGAGATGCGCAAATTAGACTTTGACAAGGTAGAGATTGATCCACAGGGTAATGTGCTGGGCTATATGGGAACCGGCAAGACGCTGATCGGCTACGACGCCCACATCGACACGGTAGGCATTGGCAACATCGACAACTGGGAGTTCGACCCTTATGAAGGCTTTGAGTCCGAGACAGAGATTGGCGGACGCGGAACTTCTGATCAGTGCGGCGGCATCGTATCTGCCGTATATGGAGCAAAGATCATGAAGGATCTGGGACTTCTGGATGATACATACCGGGTCGTAGTCACTGGAACCGTCCAGGAAGAAGACTGTGACGGCCTCTGCTGGCAGTACATCATCAACGAGGACGGCGTAAAGCCTGAATTCGTCGTATCCACCGAGCCTACCGACGGCGGCATCTACCGCGGGCAGCGGGGACGCATGGAGATCCGCGTGGATGTAAAAGGCGTATCCTGCCACGGCTCCGCTCCGGAGCGCGGAGACAATGCGATCTACAAGATGGCCGATATCCTGCAGGAGATCCGCGCGTTAAATGAGAATGACGCAGATGAAAAAACCAGCATCAAAGGATTGGTAAAGATGCTGGATGAGAAATATAATCCAGAGTGGAAAGAGGCCCGCTTCCTCGGCCAAGGGACCGTCACGGTTTCCCAGATCTTCTACACCTCTCCCAGCCGCTGCGCCGTTGCAGACTCCTGCGCAGTCTCTCTGGACCGCCGCATGACCGCAGGCGAGACTTGGGAGAGCTGCCTGGATGAGATCCGCGGGCTGCCAAGCGTACAGAAGTATGGAGACGATGTAGAAGTATCCATGTACAATTATGACCGTCCATCCTACACCGGATGCGTCTATCCCATCGAATGCTATTTCCCGACCTGGGTCATTCCAGAAGACCATAAAGTGACCAAGGCTCTGGAGGCAGCCTATAAAGGACTCTACGGCGACAAGCGCCTGGGAAATGAAGAGACGGCTCCATCCCGGATCAACAGGCCCCTGACTGACAAATGGACCTTCTCCACCAACGGCGTATCCATCATGGGAAGAAACGGAATCCCCTGTATAGGATTTGGCCCCGGTGCCGAGGCTCAGGCCCACGCTCCCAATGAAAAGACCTGGAAAGACGATCTGGTAAGGTGCGCCGCCGTCTATGCGGCCCTGCCAGCCATGTACTGCAAGTAG
- the dpaL gene encoding diaminopropionate ammonia-lyase: MSKASDNQLKWTLNTMPKTDDLQVSNMSEEEMAKAHAFHQSFPQYSVTPLTRLSNLAEYLGLKRLYVKDESYRFGLNAFKVLGGSYAIARYIAQQLGKDVSEVPYNVLTSKELREEFGQATFFTATDGNHGRGIAWAANKLGQKCVVRMPKGSTQTRLENIAKENATVTIEDLNYDDCVRMAAREAENTEHGIMVQDTAWEGYEEIPTWIMQGYGTLALEADQQLAKDGCRPTHIFIQAGVGSLAGAVIGYFANRFKENPPIMVVVEAMAADCLYRSAVKGDGSRIDVTGDMLTIMAGLACGEANTVSWDILRNHADAFVSCPDWVSANGTRIYGAPLRGDDRVFSGESGSVTMGLVAALMTKPEYRELRDALKLDDSSEVLLVSSEGDTDPDRYREIVWEGLCGTDKEPFEGI; the protein is encoded by the coding sequence ATGAGCAAAGCATCAGATAATCAATTAAAATGGACACTCAATACCATGCCAAAGACGGATGACCTGCAAGTAAGCAATATGTCGGAGGAAGAGATGGCGAAGGCGCACGCCTTTCATCAAAGTTTTCCCCAGTATAGCGTGACCCCGCTGACCAGGCTTTCCAATCTGGCGGAGTACTTGGGCCTGAAACGGCTGTACGTCAAAGACGAGTCTTACCGTTTTGGCCTGAATGCCTTCAAAGTATTGGGGGGTTCCTACGCCATCGCAAGATACATCGCGCAGCAGTTGGGAAAGGATGTAAGCGAGGTTCCTTATAATGTGCTTACTTCCAAAGAACTGCGAGAAGAATTCGGCCAGGCCACCTTCTTTACCGCGACCGACGGCAATCACGGAAGAGGCATTGCCTGGGCTGCCAACAAGCTGGGCCAGAAATGCGTGGTAAGAATGCCGAAAGGCTCTACCCAGACCCGTCTTGAAAATATCGCAAAAGAAAATGCCACCGTAACCATCGAAGATCTCAACTATGACGACTGCGTGCGGATGGCCGCCAGGGAAGCCGAGAATACGGAACATGGCATTATGGTGCAGGATACTGCATGGGAAGGCTATGAAGAGATTCCTACCTGGATCATGCAGGGCTACGGAACCCTTGCCCTGGAGGCTGACCAGCAGCTTGCCAAGGATGGATGCCGTCCAACCCATATCTTTATCCAGGCTGGCGTCGGATCCCTTGCAGGAGCGGTCATCGGATATTTTGCCAACCGCTTTAAAGAGAATCCTCCCATCATGGTCGTCGTGGAAGCCATGGCTGCCGACTGCCTCTACCGCTCTGCCGTCAAGGGCGACGGAAGCAGAATCGATGTCACCGGGGATATGCTGACTATCATGGCCGGCCTCGCCTGCGGGGAAGCCAACACCGTATCCTGGGATATCCTGAGAAATCATGCGGACGCGTTCGTATCCTGCCCGGACTGGGTAAGCGCCAACGGCACACGCATCTATGGGGCGCCTCTTCGCGGCGATGACAGAGTCTTCTCCGGCGAATCCGGCTCCGTCACCATGGGACTGGTTGCAGCCCTTATGACCAAGCCCGAGTATAGAGAGTTAAGGGATGCACTGAAGCTGGATGACAGTTCCGAAGTCCTGCTGGTATCCTCAGAAGGCGATACCGATCCGGACCGTTACCGGGAAATCGTCTGGGAAGGCTTATGTGGAACCGATAAAGAACCATTTGAAGGCATATAG
- a CDS encoding helix-turn-helix transcriptional regulator, with amino-acid sequence MAGSRLDMLKQIATGLAAQFGDNCEVVVHDLARNVAESSIVHIENGHITGRKVGDGPSGAVLNAIRHQDGPLADRLSYLTKTDSGRILKSSTIYINDDSGKPRYILSINYDITNLLALEGSIHSLTACKVPEESGSEDSNSPRRITHDVNELLDELIEQSVALVGVPVPLMSKEDKIKAINFLNDAGAFLITKSGDKVAKYFGISKYTLYSYVDINK; translated from the coding sequence ATGGCAGGGTCCAGGTTAGACATGTTAAAACAGATTGCTACAGGACTTGCAGCCCAGTTCGGCGATAACTGCGAAGTCGTGGTCCACGATCTGGCACGCAATGTAGCGGAAAGTTCCATTGTCCATATTGAAAATGGCCATATTACAGGAAGGAAGGTAGGCGACGGGCCGTCCGGCGCGGTGCTCAATGCAATCCGCCATCAGGACGGACCGCTTGCCGACAGACTATCCTACCTGACCAAGACGGACAGCGGACGCATCTTAAAGTCCAGTACCATCTATATTAACGACGACAGCGGAAAACCGCGCTATATACTATCTATTAATTACGACATCACCAACCTTCTGGCTCTGGAAGGGAGCATCCACTCTCTCACCGCCTGCAAGGTTCCGGAGGAATCCGGCAGCGAAGATTCCAACTCGCCAAGACGGATCACCCACGACGTGAACGAACTTCTGGATGAATTAATCGAGCAGTCCGTAGCGCTGGTCGGAGTACCTGTACCTCTGATGAGCAAGGAAGATAAGATTAAGGCAATCAATTTCCTGAATGATGCAGGCGCCTTTCTTATTACAAAATCTGGAGATAAAGTTGCCAAATACTTTGGCATCTCCAAGTACACGCTCTATAGTTATGTAGATATCAACAAGTAA